GGCGCAGTCGGAATACGTGAACCTGAACGAAGACGTGGCGTTTTTCGTGGCCAAGCATCTGCGCTCGAACGTGCGCGAGCTGGAAGGCGCGCTGCGCAAGATCCTCGCGTATTCGAAGTTCCACGGCCGCGAGATTTCGATCGAGCTGACCAAGGAAGCGCTGAAGGACCTGCTGACGGTGCAGAACCGCCAGATCTCGGTGGAAAACATCCAGAAAACGGTCGCGGACTTCTACAGCATCAAGGTCGCGGACATGTATTCGAAGAAGCGGCCGGCCAACATCGCGCGGCCGCGTCAGATCGCCATGTATCTGGCGAAGGAACTCACGCAGAAGAGCCTGCCGGAAATCGGCGAACTCTTCGGCGGGCGCGACCACACCACGGTGCTGCACGCCGTGCGCAAGATCGCCGACGAGCGCACCAAGGACGCCCAGCTCAATCACGAGCTGCACGTGCTGGAACAGACGCTCAAGGGCTGAGCGCCGGCGCGCGGCCGGTCATGGCGCGATGGCCGCGGCGCGCCTGAGCGCCGGGTCGTCTTGTTTATTGTGTGGATCGCCCCCAATTTAGGGAAGTGGTCCGTTTTCAGGCACAATATGGGTTTAACCGCCCGGCGGTCCGGGGCGGTTTTCACGCCGTAACTCGCGCCGCGAATTTCGCCCGGTTACTCGCCCGGCCAGCCGGGTGTAACCCGCTCGGGGCGACCCGCGTGGGCGGCGCGAGGCGCGCGTGACGAAACGTCGGGGCATGCGCGCCGAATGTGTCGAACGGGGCGCCCGGTGCGCAGACCGTCATATCAACGAAGGAACTCTATGCAACTGGTCAAGACCGAACGCGATAACCTGCTGAGGCCGCTGCAAACGGTGAGCGGCATTGTCGAACGCCGCCACACGTTGCCGATCCTCGCCAATCTGCTGATCACCAAAACCGGTTCCGACGTCTCGTTCCTGTCGACGGACCTCGAGTTGCAGATCACCACGCACGCCGACTTCGGCGTTGGCCAGGACCAGGTCGCGACCACGGTCGCGGCGCGCAAGCTGCTCGACATCCTGCGCGCGATGCCCGACGGTCAGGTCACGCTCACGCTCGCCGACAAGCGCCTCACGGTGCAGTCGGGCAAGAGCCGCTTCGCCCTGCAAACGCTGGCCGCGGACGAGTTCCCCACGGTCGCCCAGGCGAAAGACTTTGGCGCGAGCCTCTCGGTTCCGCAAAAAACCTTCCGTCAGCTGCTCGGCATGGTGTATTTCGCCATGGCGCAGCAGGACATCCGCTATTACCTGAACGGCATGCTGCTCGTCGTCGACGGCGACCAGCTGATGGCCGTGGCCACCGACGGCCACCGCCTCGCGTTCTCCTCGATGAAGATCGAAGGCTCGTTCGCGCGCCAGGAAGTCATCATTCCGCGCAAGACCATCCTCGAGCTGCAGCGCCTGCTCGAAGATATCGACGACACGCTGAAGATCGACATCGGCTCCACGCAGGTGAAGTTCACGTTCGGCCAGGTCGAACTCGTTTCCAAGCTCGTGGAAGGCAAGTTCCCCGACTTCCAGCGAGTGATCCCCAAGGGTCACAAGAACACTTTCCAGATCGGCCGCGAAGAACTGCAACGCTCGCTGCAACGCGCCGCCATTCTGACCTCGGACAAGTTCAAGGGCGTGCGCTGCATCATCGAGCCGGGCCAGCTCAAGATCATGTCGACCAACGCCGACCAGGAAGAGGCGCAGGAAGAACTGGAAATCGCCTACCAGGGCGACACCATCGACATCGGGTTCAACGTCACGTATCTGCTCGACGTCCTCGCGAACCTGAAGGTCGACACGCTGCAAGTGAGCCTCGGCGACGCCAGCTCCAGCGCGCTCATCACGATTCCCGAGAACGAGGAATTCAAGTACGTGGTGATGCCAATGCGCATCTAAAAAAGCGCGACAGAAGCAGAACTCCAGGGGGCGCAGCGCCCCTTTGGCGTTTTTATGGCTTTTCGAAAAAGCCCCGAGCAGCAACCCAGGCAGTACGCAGAACCGGAAAAAATCCATGACTGATACGAACAACTCGCAACCCGACAACAGCTACGGCGCCTCGTCGATCCAGATCCTCGAAGGTCTGGAGGCGGTGCGCAAGCGGCCCGGGATGTACATCGGCGACACGTCGGACGGCACCGGTTTGCACCACCTCGTCTTCGAAGTGCTCGACAACTCGATCGACGAAGCGCTCGCGGGTTATTGCAACGACATCCACGTGGTGATTCACGCGGACAACTCCATCTCGATCACCGACAACGGCCGCGGCATTCCCACGGACGTGAAGATGGACGACAAGCACGATCCGAAGCGCAGCGCCGCTGAAATCGTCATGACGGAGCTGCACGCGGGCGGCAAGTTCGACCAGAACAGCTACAAGGTGTCGGGCGGCCTGCACGGCGTGGGCGTCTCGTGCGTGAACGCGCTCTCGAGCTTCCTGCGCCTCACCGTGCGCCGCAACGGCAAAAAGCACTTCATGGAGTTCCATCGCGGCGTGGCGCAAAACCGCGTGCTCGAAGAGCGCAACGGCGTGATGGTCTCGCCGATGCAACTGCTCGGCGACACGGAAAACCGCGGCACCGAAGTGCACTTCATGGCCGACGAAACCATCTTCGGCAGCGTCGAATATCACTACGACATTCTCGCCAAACGCATTCGCGAACTCTCGTTCCTGAACAACGGCGTGCGCATTCGCCTGACCGACCAGCGCTCGGGCAAGGAAGACGATTTCGCCTTCGGCGGCGGCGTGAAGGGCTTTGTCGAATACATCAACAAGGCCAAGGCGGTCCTGCATCCGAACATCTTCTACATCTCGGGCGAGAAAGACGGCGTGGGCGTGGAAGTGGCCATGCAGTGGAACGACAGCTACAACGAAAGCGTGCTGTGCTTCACGAACAACATTCCGCAGCGCGACGGCGGCACCCACCTGACCGGCCTGCGCGCCGCGATGACACGCGTCATCAACAAGTACATCGCCGACAACGAGATCGCCAAGAAGGCCAAGGTCGAAACCTCGGGCGACGACATGCGCGAAGGTCTTTCGTGCGTGCTCTCCGTGAAGGTGCCGGAGCCGAAGTTCAGCTCGCAAACCAAGGACAAGCTGGTTTCTTCGGAAGTGCGCGCGCCGGTGGAAGACGTCGTGGCGAAGGCGCTCGAGGAATTCCTGCTGGAAACGCCGAACGACGCGAAGATCATCTGCAGCAAGATTGTCGATGCCGCGCGTGCGCGCGACGCCGCCCGCAAGGCGCGCGAAATGACGCGCCGCAAGGGCGTGCTCGACGGCGTGGGTCTGCCGGGCAAGCTCGCGGACTGCCAGGAGAAAGACCCGGCGAAGTCGGAAATCTATATCGTCGAGGGCGACTCGGCAGGCGGCTCGGCCAAGCAGGGCCGCGACCGCAAGTTCCAGGCAATCCTGCCGCTGCGCGGCAAGGTGCTGAACGTGGAGAAGGCGCGCTACGACAAGCTCCTGTCGAGCGAGCAGATCGTCACGCTGATCACGGCGCTCGGCTGCGGGATCGGCAAAGAGGACTACAACCTCGACAAGCTGCGTTATCACCGCATCATCATCATGACCGACGCGGACGTGGACGGCGCGCACATCCGCACGCTGCTGCTCACTTTCTTCTATCGCCAGATGCCGGAGATGATCGAGCGCGGCTACATCTACATCGCGCAGCCGCCGCTCTACAAGCTCAAGGCGGGCAAGGACGAGCGTTATCTGAAGGACGACGCCGACCTCAACGCGCACATGCTGCGCCTCGCGCTGAACGGCTCGGAACTCGTGCCGACCGAAGGCGCTACGCCGATCGCCGGCGACGCGCTCGGCGAACTCGCGCGTTCGTACCAGCTCGCGCGCGGCGTGGTGGATCGTCTCTCGCGTCTTTATGACGAGCGCGCGCTCGAAGCGATCATGGACGGCGTGGCGATCGACCTGTCGAGCGAAGAATCGACGAAGGTTTCGGCGGGCGCGCTCGAAGCGCAACTGCGCGACGATCCGCTCAAGCCCGAAGTCTCGGTCGTGGCCATGTACGACCCGGTGCGCGAACTGCGTTCGCTGCGCGTGGAGCGCACGCACCACGGCAACGTGAAGGTGTCGGTGATCGACGAGGAATTCCAGCTCACCGCCGACTACCAGCAGCTCGTGAACACGGCGAACACGTTCAAGGGTTTGATCGGCAAGAACGCCGTCATCAAGCGCGGCGAGCGCAGCATGGCCGTGAACGACTTCAAGAGCGCGATGAAGTGGCTGATCGCCGACGCGGAACGCAATGTGTCGAAGCAGCGCTACAAGGGTCTCGGCGAGATGAACCCCGAGCAGCTGTGGGAAACGACGATGGACCCGGCGGTGCGCCGTCTGCTGCGCGTGCAGATCGAAGACGCGATCGCGGCCGACGGCATCTTCACCACGCTGATGGGCGACGACGTGGAGCCGCGTCGCGCGTTCATCGAGAGCAATGCGCTGCGAGCGGGGAATATTGACGTTTGAGTTGGACGGGCACGCCCAATCGCCCCTCCGAAGCAAAAAAGCCCCAAGCCTTTCAGCCTGGGGCTTTTTTCATTTCAGCCGCCTCACCCCTTCACGCACACCACCTGCCGCAACGTGTGCACGACTTCGACGAGACTGCGCTGCGCGGCCATCACCGCGTCGATGTCCTTGTACGCCATCGGGATCTCGTCCACCACGCCCGCGTCCTTGCGGCATTCCACGCCCTGCGTCGCGGCCACCTGATCCGCAACCGTGAAGCGGCGTTTGGCTTCGGTGCGGCTCATCGTGCGGCCCGCGCCGTGGCTGCATGAGCAGAAGCTTTCGGCGTTGCCGAGTCCGCGCACGATGAAACTCTTCGCGCCCATCGACCCCGGAATGATGCCGAGCTGGCCCTTCTGCGCCGCGACCGCGCCCTTGCGCGTGACGAGCACGTCCGCGCCGAAATGACGTTCGCGCTGCACGTAGTTGTGATGGCAATTCACGGCGTGCCCGTCGATCTCGAACGGCTTGCCGACGGCCACGCGCGCCGCGCCGAGCACGGCTTCCATCATCGCCTGACGGTTCAGGCGCGCGTAATCCTGCGCCCAGCCCACGGCTTCCACGTAATCGTCGAAATGCTCGCTGCCTTCGGTGAGATACGCGAGATTGCGATCCGGCAGATTGGCGATGTGCTGGCGCATGTCTTCCTGCGCCAGTTCAATGAACAGACTGCCGATCGCATTGCCCACGCCGCGCGAACCGCTGTGCAGCATGAACCAGACGCGTTCGCTTTCGTCGAGGCAGACTTCGATGAAGTGATTGCCCGTGCCGAGCGTGCCGAGGTGCGTGTAGTGATTCGTCTTCGCGAGCTCCGGCTGCTTTTCGACGATGCGCCGAAAGCCCGGCTCGAGCGTCTTCCACATCGCGTCCACCGTGGCCGGTGCGCGATTGCCCCACGCACCCGGATCG
The Paraburkholderia acidisoli genome window above contains:
- the dnaN gene encoding DNA polymerase III subunit beta is translated as MQLVKTERDNLLRPLQTVSGIVERRHTLPILANLLITKTGSDVSFLSTDLELQITTHADFGVGQDQVATTVAARKLLDILRAMPDGQVTLTLADKRLTVQSGKSRFALQTLAADEFPTVAQAKDFGASLSVPQKTFRQLLGMVYFAMAQQDIRYYLNGMLLVVDGDQLMAVATDGHRLAFSSMKIEGSFARQEVIIPRKTILELQRLLEDIDDTLKIDIGSTQVKFTFGQVELVSKLVEGKFPDFQRVIPKGHKNTFQIGREELQRSLQRAAILTSDKFKGVRCIIEPGQLKIMSTNADQEEAQEELEIAYQGDTIDIGFNVTYLLDVLANLKVDTLQVSLGDASSSALITIPENEEFKYVVMPMRI
- a CDS encoding RtcB family protein, which codes for MSELDYQVMELAHGKPVKMWTHGVAVEEEARAQLRNTAQMPFVFRHIAVMPDVHLGKGSTIGSVIPTQGAIIPAAVGVDIGCGMMAARTTLTAADLPDSLAGLRGAIERAVPHGRAPGRRDPGAWGNRAPATVDAMWKTLEPGFRRIVEKQPELAKTNHYTHLGTLGTGNHFIEVCLDESERVWFMLHSGSRGVGNAIGSLFIELAQEDMRQHIANLPDRNLAYLTEGSEHFDDYVEAVGWAQDYARLNRQAMMEAVLGAARVAVGKPFEIDGHAVNCHHNYVQRERHFGADVLVTRKGAVAAQKGQLGIIPGSMGAKSFIVRGLGNAESFCSCSHGAGRTMSRTEAKRRFTVADQVAATQGVECRKDAGVVDEIPMAYKDIDAVMAAQRSLVEVVHTLRQVVCVKG
- the gyrB gene encoding DNA topoisomerase (ATP-hydrolyzing) subunit B; translation: MTDTNNSQPDNSYGASSIQILEGLEAVRKRPGMYIGDTSDGTGLHHLVFEVLDNSIDEALAGYCNDIHVVIHADNSISITDNGRGIPTDVKMDDKHDPKRSAAEIVMTELHAGGKFDQNSYKVSGGLHGVGVSCVNALSSFLRLTVRRNGKKHFMEFHRGVAQNRVLEERNGVMVSPMQLLGDTENRGTEVHFMADETIFGSVEYHYDILAKRIRELSFLNNGVRIRLTDQRSGKEDDFAFGGGVKGFVEYINKAKAVLHPNIFYISGEKDGVGVEVAMQWNDSYNESVLCFTNNIPQRDGGTHLTGLRAAMTRVINKYIADNEIAKKAKVETSGDDMREGLSCVLSVKVPEPKFSSQTKDKLVSSEVRAPVEDVVAKALEEFLLETPNDAKIICSKIVDAARARDAARKAREMTRRKGVLDGVGLPGKLADCQEKDPAKSEIYIVEGDSAGGSAKQGRDRKFQAILPLRGKVLNVEKARYDKLLSSEQIVTLITALGCGIGKEDYNLDKLRYHRIIIMTDADVDGAHIRTLLLTFFYRQMPEMIERGYIYIAQPPLYKLKAGKDERYLKDDADLNAHMLRLALNGSELVPTEGATPIAGDALGELARSYQLARGVVDRLSRLYDERALEAIMDGVAIDLSSEESTKVSAGALEAQLRDDPLKPEVSVVAMYDPVRELRSLRVERTHHGNVKVSVIDEEFQLTADYQQLVNTANTFKGLIGKNAVIKRGERSMAVNDFKSAMKWLIADAERNVSKQRYKGLGEMNPEQLWETTMDPAVRRLLRVQIEDAIAADGIFTTLMGDDVEPRRAFIESNALRAGNIDV